The following are encoded together in the Zingiber officinale cultivar Zhangliang chromosome 8A, Zo_v1.1, whole genome shotgun sequence genome:
- the LOC122010312 gene encoding pectinesterase-like → MASSTFAFTPLLLLLLLPPQAFSSKNSSSVSAAAGSSSFVPSASLISTLQATLGEIEDVLSLLTSIPGVFDQRLSAAITDCVDLLDLSSDEISWALSSSSSSSSTSRPSSASGSVTGDRRFDLHSWMSAALGNQDTCKEGLGGGLPASLIAEGLDTVTSLVSDALQEIAGDSGGTGRRRLMGFPEWVSTGDRRLLQESSQPPTADAVVAQDGTGNYTTVSAAVEEAPDRSQRRYVIYVKKGVYKENVDIKKKKWNLMIIGDGVGQTIISGDHNYVDGWTTYRSATFAVTATGFIARDLTIENTAGPGKHQAVALRSDSDLSVYYRCEFAGFQDTLYAHSLRQFYRDCRVSGTVDFVFGNAAAVFQNCELAARRPLPNQKNSVTAQGRADPNQNTGFSFQFCNLTGEADLTNATATYLGRPWKEYSRTVVMQSYLGPVLRPEGWLEWDRDFALDTLYYAEYMNHGPGSNLTRRVKWAGFHGLSDPAMVVNFTVAQFLDGDLWLPATGVKYTAGLSL, encoded by the exons ATGGCTTCTTCCACCTTCGCATTTACTCCTctgcttctccttctccttcttccaccTCAAGCTTTCTCGTCCAAGAACAGTAGCTCTGTTTCGGCGGCTGCGGGATCGTCGTCGTTTGTTCCCTCCGCCTCCCTCATCTCCACCTTGCAAGCCACCCTCGGCGAGATCGAGGACGTGTTGTCGCTTCTTACCAGCATTCCCGGTGTCTTCGACCAACGCCTCTCCGCCGCCATCACCGACTGCGTCGACCTCCTCGACCTCTCCTCCGACGAAATCTCTTGGgctctctcctcctcctcctcctcctcctccacttcTCGTCCTTCCTCCGCCTCTGGCAGCGTCACCGGCGACCGCCGCTTCGACCTCCACTCCTGGATGAGCGCTGCCCTCGGCAACCAAGACACCTGCAAGGAGGGCCTCGGCGGGGGGCTCCCGGCCTCCCTCATCGCCGAAGGCCTCGACACCGTCACCTCCCTCGTCTCCGACGCGCTCCAGGAAATCGCCGGCGACTCCGGAGGCACCGGCCGCAGGCGGCTAATGGGGTTCCCAGAGTGGGTCTCTACAGGCGACCGAAGGTTACTGCAGGAATCCTCCCAGCCGCCGACCGCGGACGCTGTGGTGGCGCAGGACGGGACCGGGAACTACACGACGGTTTCGGCCGCCGTGGAAGAGGCGCCCGACCGCAGCCAGCGGCGATACGTTATCTACGTAAAGAAGGGGGTGTACAAGGAGAACGTGGATattaagaagaagaagtggaacttGATGATCATCGGCGACGGCGTCGGCCAAACCATCATCTCCGGCGACCACAACTACGTCGACGGCTGGACCACCTATCGCAGCGCAACCTTCG CGGTGACGGCGACCGGGTTCATCGCGCGGGACCTGACGATCGAGAACACGGCGGGCCCGGGGAAGCACCAGGCGGTGGCGCTCCGCTCAGACTCCGACCTCTCCGTCTACTACCGCTGTGAGTTCGCCGGGTTCCAGGACACGCTCTACGCGCACTCCCTCCGCCAGTTCTACCGCGATTGCCGCGTGTCCGGCACCGTCGACTTCGTGTTCGGCAACGCCGCCGCCGTGTTCCAGAACTGCGAGCTGGCCGCGCGGCGGCCGCTACCGAACCAGAAGAACTCCGTCACGGCGCAGGGGCGGGCGGACCCCAACCAGAACACCGGCTTCTCCTTCCAGTTCTGCAACCTCACCGGCGAGGCCGACCTCACCAACGCCACGGCGACGTATTTGGGGAGGCCGTGGAAGGAGTATTCGCGGACCGTGGTCATGCAGTCCTATCTCGGCCCGGTTCTCCGGCCCGAGGGCTGGCTCGAGTGGGACCGTGATTTCGCCTTGGACACGCTGTATTACGCCGAGTATATGAATCATGGGCCGGGTTCAAATCTGACGAGACGGGTCAAGTGGGCCGGGTTTCACGGGCTGAGCGACCCGGCGATGGTGGTCAACTTCACGGTGGCCCAATTTCTAGATGGCGACTTGTGGTTGCCGGCCACCGGAGTTAAGTACACGGCGGGGTTATCTCTGTAA
- the LOC122010313 gene encoding ubiquitin-conjugating enzyme E2 34-like translates to MAERACVKRLLKEYRAICKEPPPQIAARPSPSDMLDWYFVIEGSDGTPYAGGYYYGKLKFPPDYPFKPPSIRMITPNGRFSPNVRICLSMSDFHPESWNPMWSVSSILTGLLSFMLDNHQTAGSVRSSDDEKRKLAKASLSYNCENKNCSNFKKLFPEYVEKYYQQQNHKQLVVQQPENNLHPRSASVEQTLLQDDSRDKLILNNDAARGRQSKPVPFWLVLLLLSVFGIMIALPLLQI, encoded by the exons ATGGCGGAGAGGGCCTGCGTTAAGCGCCTTCTGAAAGAATATCGTGCAATTTGTAAG GAACCTCCGCCGCAGATTGCAGCTCGTCCTTCTCCTTCTGATATGCTGGATTGGT ATTTTGTCATTGAAGGAAGTGATGGTACACCATATGCAG GTGGATATTATTATGGAAAGCTTAAATTCCCACCTGATTACCCATTCAAGCCTCCCAGTATCCG CATGATAACTCCTAATGGTCGATTTAGCCCCAATGTTAGAATCTGCTTATCCATGAGTGATT TTCATCCAGAGTCTTGGAATCCAATGTGGTCTGTATCGAG TATCTTAACAGGACTACTATCCTTCATG TTGGACAATCACCAGACTGCTGGAAGCGTTAGATCCTCTGATGATGAAAAACGGAAATTAGCCAAAGCTTCTCTATCATACAATTGTGAAAA CAAAAATTGTTCGAACTTCAAGAAGCTCTTCCCAGAATACGTAGAGAAGTACTACCAGCAACAGAACCACAAACAATTGGTCGTCCAACAGCCAGAGAATAATTTGCATCCTCGCTCCGCCTCAGTTGAACAGACTTTACTGCAGGATGATTCGAGAGACAAGCTCATCTTGAACAATGACGCAGCCAGGGGGAGGCAGAGTAAGCCAGTGCCATTTTGGTTAGTGCTGCTGTTATTATCTGTGTTTGGCATTATGATAGCTTTACCACTCCTTCAAATTTGA